The genomic DNA TAGCGCAGCACTTCATCTACACTGGGGTTTATGCCGCCTTCGTGTGCCTTGCGCAGCATGAAAGAGAACATCCAGCTATAAATACCTGAAACCACAATGCCCAGCACCAATAGCAGCAGGTTTTGCAGTTTTTTGTGCCTGAAGAAGCTTGCGAACCGTGCCCGACAGGAGAAAATGATCAAATCCATCTAATTTCGTTAAGAGTTTAAAGTTATGAGTGGAGAGTGCTTCAGGACTCTACATTTTTAACTTCTCACTTATGTCAGCATCCAGTCGAGATTTACTTCCGGGTTGTGGTGCGGGAGCAACAGGTGGAAAAGGGCCTGGTCGATCAGGTTCTTGCCATTCATGGTAAACTCCTCTATGGTGCCGTTATACATGAGCTGCCCGTCGTTGAGCACGCCAATGTGGGTAGCCACCCGCTCCACGTAATTCAAATCGTGCGAGGAGATCAGGATCACACGATTGGGGTTGCGGTAGCTCCGGATAAGCTGTACCAGCAGCTGCGCTGCAATGGGGTCCAGGCCCGTGAAGGGCTCATCGAGCAGCAGCACCCGCGGCTTGTGCAGGATGGCAGCCACAATGCCGATCTTCTTTTTCATGCCGGTAGAGTAGCCGGCAATATTTTTTTGCAGCGATTCCTTATCGGAGAAGAAATAGTTGGTGAGGCTCGTAATGCGCTCTTCCGTTTCTGCGGGGCTCAGACGGTAGAGCCTGGCCACAAAGCTCAGGTACTCCAGGCCGGTAAATTCTTCTATCAGCGGGTTATCCTCGCACAGGGCACCCAGGTTCTGTTTTACTTCCTGGCTATGGCCGGCGTAGTCTTTTTCAAAAAGCTGGATGTTGCCCGCATCCGGCTTTATCAGGTCCAGAATGCAATTCAGGAAAGTACTTTTCCCAACGCCGTTTTTTCCTAAAAGGCAATAACACTGTCCCTTGTTAATACTGAGATCCAGGTTTTGCAATATTTGCTTTTTACCGAAAGCCTTTGTAAGTCCTTTTATATCTATACTCATATATTAGTAGGTACGATTTTGAAATGTATCAAACCACTGCCGTAAGCCAGGTGAAATGTCATATTTAAAAGTAGTCATTCGCTGGAAATAGTCCTAACAAAGTATAAGACAAACGCGGGTGTTTAGCTGCCTTAGTAACCCGCTTTGAGCCGCTTTGCTTTAGGAGTTTAGTAAACGTAACATGCAGAAGTGTAAAGAAGGTTTCTGACAAAGGCAGGGAAAGTATAAATTAATTTTGAGGACGCGGAAAAGGGAACGCAGGTCACCAGATTGGGACGGCAGAAAAGAAGAAAATTTATTTTACAATGAGGCGGCAGCAGGTTGCATATGTCCGGCGGGCTCTTTACTTTTGCATCCACATTTTACCTGCGCACGTGGTGAAACTGGTAGACACGCCATCTTGAGGGGGTGGTGCCTTCGGGTGTGGGAGTTCGAATCTCCCCGCGCGCACATCAAAAACAAATGGCCTGCTGCAAAGCGGGCCGTTTGTTTTTATATTCCTTTTAAGCGAATCATACTTCTGCTTTATACTTGAGCCGTAGCGCTTCCTGTTAGTGCGTAGATCCGCCCATTCCTATTCAATTTAGCCCTCTTTCACCGGATTTATACTTTCCTTTCAAATGGGTTCTGGGGCTTCACCAGGATAACCTGCTCGCGGTCTATGGTCACGGAGCCCGGGGCAGCGCCCTTGGGCTTGCGCACATACTTCTTGGGCGTGTAGAGCACCGGGCACAACGAGTCAGATTTGCGCTTGCTATAGTGGGCTGCCAGTTGCGCCGCTTTCTCCAGCACCGTAGCGGGCACAGTTTTCCCGGCCTGGTGCTTGATCACCACATGCGAGCCCGACACATCCTTGGCGTGCAGCCAGAGGTCGTCCTTGTAGGTATGGCGCTGCGTAAGCTCATCGTTGTTTTTAGCGCTCTTGCCCACCAGAATCTTAAATCCTTCGGTCTCAAAAACCCGGAACGGCGCCTCCTGCTGGGCCTGCTGTTTGGTGGATAACAGGGGTTGGTAGTCGCGCAGGAAAAGCTTGAGCAGTTTGTAATCTGTTGCGGCTGCAAGCGCCTGCAGGGCATCTTCCAGCACGATGAGTTCCTCCAGCTTCCGTTCTACCTTTTCTTCCAGCTGGCGCACTTCCACGTGCTGGTTCTTTGCCTTGCGGTAAAGGCGTTCAGCCGTTTTCTGGGGTGTCTCGTCATGTTTTAAGGTATAGGTGCGCTGCTGATCGGCGTAAAAGTCGTAGAGCTCCACATGCGTGCTGCGGGGCGGTATATTGGTCAGATTGGCCATCAACACATCAGCCGTCTGGCTGTACGAACGGTCGTGGCGAAGCTGGTGGAGTTTCTGTTCGCTTTGATTCAGGGTTGTTTGCGTGAGGTGCAGCTTGCGTTCCAGCACCTGTTTTGCCTGTTCATACTGGCGCTCATACCCTGTTTCGGATAAATATAAGCGGGTGTAGCTGTTGAGGGCCTCCAGCGGGTCTGTGTAAGTATAAAGCACCTCACCCAGGGCCAACAACGACAGGCGCAGCTTGCCCTGCAGCCGGATGATGTAATACGCTGGTGGGGACTCCAGTATGTCGAGCAGCTGCTGCACCAGTTCCCATTTTACCTCCAGGCTGGCCTGGCTATAGTTGTGTGCTGCTAAGTATAACGCCGGCAGATCGCCAAAAGTAGGATAGAGGGTGCGCAGGTTGCCGTCAGCAGCGGCAAAAGCGGCATAGTTCTGCGGCAAAGGCCGGTCCATCTGCAGCGGGTCCAGGTCTGCATCGTTGCTGAACTTGTGCTGGAAGAGCTCCGGCTCCTCTCCGGGCTGGAAAAGCACGATGTTCGAGCGGTTTCCAAACAGCTTAAAGAGCAGCAGCATCCCGCCCGATAATTTGAGGAAAAAGCTACGCTCGTTCTGGTGCTGCACCACGTCTTCCACCACGTGGCCCTGCATAGCGGCAAATAGATTAACACTGTTTGCACGTGCCCTTCGGAACTCAGTAGGGAAGGAGAGGGACGAAAAGTGGGAGGTAAGCAGCGCCCGGATATAGAACTCCTGCCTCGGAGCGGCAAAGCCCAGCACCAGTTCGTCCTTGTTCTGGCTGAAGGTGGTGGCCACCTGCAGGCCCAGCAATTTCGGTTGAAGTGCCTGGGTCAGCTGCCGCAAAAAATAGTAGTTCTGGTGCACTTTTGGTAGAATTACGAATTACGAATTACGAATTACGAATTACGAATTACGAATTACATTTTCTAAAACAGCAAAGTATAACGTCCTGCATTCTGCGTCAGAAGCCAACTCGGAACTCGTAACCCGGAACTCGGAATTCAGTCAGATTATACTTCCAGCTGCAGGCCGTCGTAGGCCAGGTGTATAAAATCGGGCAGGCGGGGCTCCACCTCCCGGTGCTGGCCCAGCAGATGACTGATATGGGTGAGGTAAGCGCGTTCGGGTTTAAGTTCCTGCAGCAGCTCCACGGCTTGTTGCAGCGAGAAATGCGAAATATGCGGCTCCTCACGCAACGCGTTCAGCACAATGATCTTAGAGCCTTTTACTTTTTCTTTTTCTTCCTCCGATATGAAATTGGCGTCGGTGATGTAGGTGAAATCGCCTACCCGAAAGCCAAAGATGGGCAGTTTATAGTGTTTTACCCGCACAGGTATAAACAACACACCTTCCACCTCGAAAGGGGTGTTGGTGATGGGGTGCAGCTCGACCTGCGGAATGCCGGGGTATTTAAAATCAGAAAAGATGTAGGCGAACTCCCGCTTGAGTTGCTCCAGCACGCGCTCTTCGGCAAAAAGGGGCATGTCTCTTTTCTGCAGGAAGTTATAGGCCCGGATATCATCCAGGCCAGCCGTGTGGTCTTTGTGCTCATGGGTGAACACCAGCGCATCCAGCTGGCTGATACGGTCTCGTAGCACCTGCTGCCTAAAATCAGGGCCGGCATCGATGATGATGCTTTTACCGGCTACCTGCAGGTGCACCGACACGCGCAGCCGCTTGTCGCGGTAATCCACAGACCGGCATACTTGGCAGGTGCACCCGATCACGGGAACGCCCTGCGAAGTGCCGGTTCCTAAAAATGTGACTTTCAATCTTCCTGTTCCTGATGGCGGATAGCCGTATAGAGCAGCAGGTTTTTTTCGCTCAGCCGGCTCTCGTCTACGGAGATGGTGCGCAGGATATCGTAAAGGCAGTTTATTTTGCCTTCCAGGCTGTAGTATTTATTTACCACAGCCACTTTCATATCCTTTAGTACACAATAGCCTGCTTTAAAATTACCTTTCTCGTAGCGCAGCACAAAATCCGACTCTGCAAAAATATCCTCCAGTTTGTTTAAAAAGGGCCGCGTATACTTGAGCTCCATTTCTATGCCTCCGCAGTATACTTTTTAACCGTGATCACCAGCGCGTCAAAGTCCAGGGGCTTGGGCAGGTAATCGTTAATGCCGGCTTCCTTAAAGTCTTCCATGCTGTAGTTATTGGCATTACCGGTAACCGCAATAATCGGAATTCTGGCAATGTCTTTGTTCTCGTGCGCCCGAATTTCTTTGGTGCACTCCATGCCATTTTTAACCGGGATATTAAGGTCCATTAAAATAGCATCAATTTTGTTGTTTTCAACTTGCTTGAGTACCTCACCACCGTTTTTAGCAGTCAGGATCCTGTAATTTTGCAGTTCCAGGATCTTTTTGGTCAGGTTTAGAATTACAGAGCTGTCCTCTGCAATCAGAATAGTTTTGCTATCAGCCATGTACGTGTATTATGTAATAATTTCCTTATAAGCCTTTTTGTAATGTTCGTATTGCTCCAGGAGCTTGGAAAAATTTTGAGGCACATACTCCAGCCGATCCTGCTTGATGTCGTGCTCCAGTTGCTTGGCAATTTCTGCCAGCAGGTTAATGCCCAGGGTAAAGCCCGTACCTTTTAACTGATGCAATGTACTCAAAATACTGTTGTATTGTTGTGCCTGGAGTTCTTTTTTGGCCTCTTGCAGTAATTCTGCGGCCTCTATTTCAAAGTCGATATACATCTGGCGGGCAAATTCATCGCCCCCGATCTGCCGCAGCTGTGCCACCACCTGCGGGTCAATGATGGCTTCTTCGGATGCATCTGTTTCCCCGGGAGCGCCGGCTGATGCAAGTGTATCAGCCTCCTGCCAGCTGGCATGCTGCCACTTGCTGATGACGGCGTGCAGGTTAGCACTTTTCACAGGTTTGGATACATAGTCGTCCATGCCCTGGGCTAAAAATTTGGCAGCGTCGTCTTTCATCGAGTAGGCCGTCATGGCAATAATGGGAGGGCAGGCCTCTCCGAGTTTCTCCTTGATGATGTTAGTGGCCTCGACCCCGTCCATCTCCGGCATCTGAATATCCATAAAGATGATGTTGAACAACTGGGTAGTTGCCAGCTCAATGGCTTCAAAGCCGTTAGAGGCCACGGTCGTGCGGCAGCCAATGCGCTCCAGCTGCTTCTGGGCCACTTTCAGGTTAATCTGGTTATCATCCACCAGCAGCACTTTGGGGCTGCTCTCTAACTGGCCTACTTCAGTAGGTTGCAGCTGGCGCTTTTTCTGCTCGGCAATTTCAGAGGCATTTGCTTCCCGCACCTTCACCTCAAACCAGAAGGTACTGCCCGAATCAGGTTCCGATTCGATCCCGATCTCACCGCCGAGCAGCTGCGTAAGTTGCCGCGAAATAGCCAGCCCCAGGCCTGTGCCGCCAAAGGTTTTAGTCGAGGAGTTGTCCAGTTGGGTAAAGTCGGTAAACAGCAGCTCCTGGTCTTCCTGCGAGATGCCGATGCCCGAATCTTTTACGCGCACGTGCAGCAGGTGCTCTTTGCCTTTGAGCGGTTTGCTGCTCACTTTTATACTTACCTCGCCTTCGTTGGTAAATTTAATGGCGTTGGAGGTCAGGTTAGAGAGGATCTGCAGCAGCCTGGTTTCGTCGGTAATAACAAAGCGGGGCGTTTGGGGTGCAATATCGTAGCTAAAGGTCAAATCTTTTTGCTGTGCCCGGTTAGAGAACAGCGAGAAGATCTTGCCCAGTGTTTCCTGCAGGTCTACGCCGCTCTCGTGCAGCACCAGCTTGCCGGCCTGTATTTTGGAGAGGTCCAGGATGTCGTTGAGGATGGCCAGCAAGGCATCCGAGGATTTACGCAGGGTGTCGATGTATTCGCGCTGTTCCGGGTCGCTCGTGATCTGGTTAAGCAGATCGATCATGCCGATAATGCCGTTCATAGGCGTGCGCAGCTCGTGGCTCATGTTGGCCAGGAACTGGGTCTTCACTTTCAGCAGGTTTTCGGCCTCCTCTTTGGCCCGCAGCAGAGCAACCTGGGTGCGTTTCAGCTCCGACACATCGCGTACCACCCCTTCCAGGAAACTGGGGTTTCCATTGTCGTCATACACCAGGCGCGAGTCCAACAGCACGGTTTTATGCGAGCCGTCCTTGGCTACCATTTCCACTTCCACGTCCCGGAAGCTTTGCTCTTCCATTACGCGCTCTTTCACCATCTGCTGATCTTCCGGATTTACATAGAACATGGCTGTGTTTTGCCCCAGCACCTCATGCTCTTCGTAGCCCAGCAGTTGCGTAATAGAAGGGCTCACAATTTCCAGGGCACTGTCCTCGATGCTCACGCGGTAGTATACGTCCTGGAAAGACTCGAAAATGCGGCGGAATTTTTTCTCGTTTTCGGCCAGCGCCAGCTGCGACTCCTTTTTGTCGGTTATGTCCAGGGCGATACCCGAAATTTCTTCAAAGGTGCCGTCTTCCAGGTAATTCGGGTTGAGGTATACTTCGCGCCAGCTATCGGGCTGTTGCTGGTGGAACTCAAAATGCTGCGGATAGCCGGCAAAAGCCTTTTCATACTTATCCTCCCAAAAAGCAAACGAATTCTCGTGGATCATCGAGGCATCGTTGATGCGGGTAAAGGGCAGGAGCTCCTGGCCGCTTCGTTCGCCAAACGCCTGGGCAAAATTCCGGTTAAAGGTGGTCAGTTCATAATTGCGGTTCAGCGACCACATATGGTGCGTACCACTTTCGAAAATAGCATTCAGGCGAGCGTTCTGGTTGTTGATCTGCTCCTCGTTGCGCTTGCGCTCAATGGCCAGGGCCACCTGGTTGGAGATGAAGTGCAGGATCTCGATGTCTGTCTGCACGTAGGCATCCGGATTCTGGTAATCCTGCAGGGTAATCACCCCAATGATGCGGTCACCAATAGCCAGCGGGGAGCAAAGGATCACTTCCGGCATGGCCCCATAGATCACGATCTGCTCTTTTTCGGCCAGCTGCACCAGGTCCTCCTTCTGCATATACAGCGGCTTGCCTGTTTTGATGATGTATTCGCTCAGGCCGATGGAGAAGGGGCGCCGCAGTTTTAAGCGGGCGGCATTCTCCACAAACTGGTCTACGAAATAGGCAAAGTGCAGGTGTTTGTGTTCGTTATCACACAGGGCAATGTAGATGTTGCGGGTTTCAATGATCTTGCTCAGCTCGCGGTGGATGGCCGAGTAGAGCGAGTGCAGGTCTTTGCTGCTAATGGCCAGGTTGGCAATGCTATAGTATACCTTCTGCAGGCGCTCGGCTTTGATCCGGTCGGTAATGTCGTGCAGGATGGCGCGTGTGGCTACCGGGCGCCCGTCCTGCCAGCTGCAGGTGATACTGCCGATCAGGTGTACCGGTTTGCCGGCCTTGGTCAGGAACACGGTCTCGATCTTGTTCACATTCTCACCTTTGTACAGGTTGCGCAGCTGGTAAATAAGCTTGGCCTTGTAGTAGGGGTGCACAATGTCGTTGAGCGTGAGCGACTCGATGTCCAGGTCGGTATAGCCGAGGCGCTCTTTCCAGGCCTTGTTCACAAAAATGAATTTGTTGTCGGCCGAGATGTTCTGGATCAGGTCATGGGCATTGTCGAAAAGATCCTGTAGGCGTATCTTGTTATCCTTCAGGGCCTCCATGGCAATGCGCTTGTCGGTCATGTCCTTGCCTACGCTGGTCATGCCGGTCACTTCGCCGTCGGCGCCATACTCCAGCATACAGTTCCAGCGGATGGTTTTCAGCTGGCCTGATTTGGTGACCACATCGCGCTCATAATAGGCGTTGAGGTGGCCGGTCTGCAGCGCTTTTTTGAACTCTTCAAAGCGGTGCTTCCGTTCCGGGGCCGAAACCAGCAACTCGTAAAAATTCTGCCCGATCAGTTCTTCGCGGCTATACTCCACATACTTGGGGAAGTACTCGTTGGTATAGGCAATGTTGCCCTGGGTGTCGAGGCTAAAGTATACCAGGTTTACCTTATCCAGAAAGTTTCGGAACTGCTCCATGGACTCCAGCACAACCTCGGCGCGGCGCTTGGCCTGCAGATCCAGTTTTCGCTGGGTAATATCGCGCTTAAAGGCCTGCACATAATACACATCATCGATCAGGATGCGGTTAATGTTGATCTCGGCATCGAACATGGTGCCGTCCTTTCGCCTGTTTTTCCATTCAAAGGTGATGGGCTCGCCGGTAGCCAGCAGCTGGCTGATCAATGCTTTTACCTTATCGGTGGAGCGTATTCCGTCGGGTTGAAATTCAGGGGAGAAATCATTTGGCGTACGGCCGATCAAATCTTCGCGGTTGCAGCGGAAGAAATCGAGGGCTTTCTGGTTACACTCCTGCACAATCCCATCTTTGTTAAACAGCAGGATGGCATCATACGAGGATTCAAAAAGCGATTTATACTTGTCTTCGGTGGTAATGAGCTGTTGCTGCAGTTGGTGCCGTGAAATATAATTGCCTACTGCTCCGCCAATAAAGTCGAGCAGCGCCCGGAATGACGGGCTTATCCGGGAGGGTTCGGCCGGCCACAGCGCGACCATGGCCAGTAGTTCCTGGTCGCTGGTGATGGGTACAAACGTCATGCTGCGCCCAAGCTGCGCCTGCATTACCTGTGAGGCATCTGCCCATGCTTTGCGGCGGGAGGTTGCATCGGCTTGCCCGGCCAGTTCCAGCGGTATTGCATCGGGAAGGACCGGAGCCTGGGTTTTATCGTTTGCGTAGGCGAGCAGCAGCTGCCCGTGCACCGGGCAGTAAGTATACACGCAGCCGCCGGTTACATCGCTTTTCTCAAGCAGCTCATTCAGGGTCAGTTTCAGCACCTCCTGCTGGCTGGTAGACGACGAGAGCCGGATAAGCAGCTGGTTGATAAATTCCAGCTGGTTATTGCGGAAGCGTACATCCTGTTCTTTCTCTATGACGTCGTTCAGGTTTTTGGCAGAGCCAAGTATGACATCGCGCTTTTGGAAAATGCCTTTCTGCAGGGTGACCTCGATGGGCAGCAGCTCCCTGTTTTTCTCACGAAGCCACCACTCAAATTTTTGTACCGAGCCGGCAAGCGCCTGCTGTAACTGGTTTTTAAGCGAAACCCGCTCAAAGAGGTTCAGGCCAAAGCTGCGCAGGATGGAGTTGCCAAGGAGCTGTTCCTTTTCCTGTTGCACCAGGGTAGCCGCGCTGTGGTTAATATCTACAAAGCAACCGCTGCTGTCAAGTATAAAAAGTGGCTCTGCATTGCCTTCAAACACACTGCGGTACCGGTCCTCGTCCGGCGGGGGCACCAGGGTTGACGTCTGGCCCAGATTACGAAGCTCCAGGCATACAAAGGCCGCGCCCTGGTACTGTACCAAACGGCAGCTGTACTGAAATGAGCAGGCCCCTGCTTCCGTAGCCGGCACTTCGCCGGTCAGCACTTTTTGTTCCTGCAGTTGCTCTGCCAGTTGCTTAAAGCTTGCCGGGGTAAGCCCCAGCACCTCGGCAAGGCTGGTAGCAGCCCCCGCAGCACCGGGCCGGAAAGTTGCCAACACCTGGTTTGCAGCCAACACCTGGCCGGCCGGAAGCGCCACGACAAGCCCCTGATTGGGCTGCGCTAACTGCTCTAGCACCTCCAGCAAAGCACTTGCGTGCTGGTGTAGCTCATTCTGGGTATGGCGGTTCGGTATGTATGGCATTGTAGGTGGTTGAAACAGTACTTGTTATAGATGAAGCGCTCCGGCTGCTTCATAAGAACAAAGTTTACGATTTATACTATAAATTTGCAAGTGAAATACGCTTGTAGGTGAAACAAGTGTCGGAGAATAAGAATTCAGTGCCTTTCCGCTTCAGGGGTGTGAATCTGAAAGCCTCGCGGCTCGCGCCTATACAAGCTACACGGATAGAAAATAACGATGCCAAAGCACCTGATCGTAGTAGTAGGCCCTACCGCCGTGGGCAAAACAGCCTTATGTGTGCAACTGGCCCGCCACTATCACACTGAAATCATCTCGGCCGATTCGCGGCAGTTTTACCGGGAAATGCTGATCGGTACTGCCAAACCTACCCCGGAGGAGCAACAGGGCATCCGCCATCATTTTGTGGACTCCCATAGCATTGCCCAGGAATATAGTGCCGGCATGTATGAGCAGGATGTGCTGGCCTTGCTGCAGCAGCTCTTTACCCGGCACGATGTGGTGATCCTGACCGGAGGGTCGGGCTTATACGTGCAGGCGGTGCTGGAAGGAATGGATGATATGCCTGATGCTGCCCCGGAAGTGCGCCAAAAGCTGACTGCGCTGCTAGCGGAGCAGGGGCTTGCACCACTGCTGGCGCAGCTACAGGAGCGCGACCCGGCTTATTTTGCACAGGTGGACCAGGCGAACCCCCAACGGGTAATGCGGGCACTGGAAGTATGCCTGTCCAGCGGGCAACCCTACTCGTCGTTCAGGAAAAAGGAAAAGCAGGCGCGCCCCTTTCAAACAATTAAGATAGGGCTTACCCGCGACCGCGCCGAGCTTTATCAGCGCATCGATCAGCGCATGGACCAGATGCTGGCGCAGGGGCTGCTGGAAGAGGCAAAAAACCTGTATCCTTCCCGCCGGCACAATGCGTTGCAAACCGTAGGGTATAAAGAACTGTTTGATTTCCTGGAGGGGGCGTATGGCTGGGAAGAGGCCGTGCGGTTATTAAAACGCAACAGTCGCCGCTATGCAAAGCGGCAGCTCACCTGGTTCAACAAAGATGCCGGCTATACCTGGTTTCATCCCGGGCAATGGGAGGAGATAATTCAATTTATAAAAGCGGAACGCTGAATCAGAATTTATGAATGGAAGGAAAAGAATAACAGCTTTTCAGATGTTACTTTTCACTTCATTCATAATTCATACTTGCTGCCTGGCGCCGGCGCTATACCGACAGGATATCCACCATCCGCAGATAGTAGGGGTTAATAGGCTTTATTTTGGTAATGGTATCGATAAAGGGCGTATATACCAGCTCGCCATTAATGATGCCAGCCATTTCGTTGGTGTGCCCTGTAAGCAGGCCATCTACGCAGGCAATACCTAACTGGCTGGCCAGCATGCGGTCTGCAGCGGTTGGTGCGCCACCGCGTTGCACGTGGCCCAGAATAGTGCAGCGGGCATCCATGTGCGGCAGGGCATCCTGTACTTTGTTGGCAATCTCGGTTACGTGGCCAGCCACATCTCCCTCCGCCACAATCACGATAAAGGATGTTTTAGAACGGCTCCAGCCTGTGCGCAGTGCATCTACCACGGTATTAATGTTGGTTTCCGATTCCGGGATCATCACAATCTCCGCCCCACCGCCAATGGCACATGGAATGGCAATATAACCCGAGTCACGGCCCATCACTTCAATAAAGAAAACGCGGTCGTGGCTGTCTGCCGTATCGCGGATCTTGTCGATGGCGTCCAGCGCTGTGTTCACAGCCGTATCGTAGCCAATGGTATAATCGGTTCCGTAAAGGTCGTTGTCGATGGTGCCTGGCGCGCCGATGGTAGGGATGCCGAATTCTTCGTAAAAGATATTGGCGCCGGTAAAGGTGCCGTCACCGCCAATGGCGATCAGGCCATCAATGCCGTGTTTCTTCAGTTGGTCATAGGCTGTCTGGCGGCCTTCCTTGGTCAGGAAGTCCTTGCTGCGGGCTGAGCGCAGGATCGTGCCGCCTTTCTGAATAATGTTGCTTACGGAGTGAGACTCCATCTTAAATATATCGCCTTTGATCATGCCATTGTATCCGCGCTGGATGCCATATACCTCTAACCCGTGGTATATGGCTGTGCGCACAACCGCTCTGATGCAGGCGTTCATTCCCGGAGAGTCGCCACCGGAGGTAAAAATACCTATCTTTTTCATGATAGCGTTTTATGTGTTATGTAGCTTAGTTGTAATTTGCCTGGCAGGCTGCTTCGCTTTTGTTTTCTCTTGCCGCAATAAAGGAATATAATTCGTCGTATTTCTATCGCAGGTAAGGTTCAAGTAAAAAAAATGCGTTCGCATGCCTCCAAAAATATAGAAAACCGTATGTAATAGCTGCATAGAAAGGTGAAAGCCAGCAGTTGG from Pontibacter liquoris includes the following:
- a CDS encoding PAS domain S-box protein, which gives rise to MPYIPNRHTQNELHQHASALLEVLEQLAQPNQGLVVALPAGQVLAANQVLATFRPGAAGAATSLAEVLGLTPASFKQLAEQLQEQKVLTGEVPATEAGACSFQYSCRLVQYQGAAFVCLELRNLGQTSTLVPPPDEDRYRSVFEGNAEPLFILDSSGCFVDINHSAATLVQQEKEQLLGNSILRSFGLNLFERVSLKNQLQQALAGSVQKFEWWLREKNRELLPIEVTLQKGIFQKRDVILGSAKNLNDVIEKEQDVRFRNNQLEFINQLLIRLSSSTSQQEVLKLTLNELLEKSDVTGGCVYTYCPVHGQLLLAYANDKTQAPVLPDAIPLELAGQADATSRRKAWADASQVMQAQLGRSMTFVPITSDQELLAMVALWPAEPSRISPSFRALLDFIGGAVGNYISRHQLQQQLITTEDKYKSLFESSYDAILLFNKDGIVQECNQKALDFFRCNREDLIGRTPNDFSPEFQPDGIRSTDKVKALISQLLATGEPITFEWKNRRKDGTMFDAEININRILIDDVYYVQAFKRDITQRKLDLQAKRRAEVVLESMEQFRNFLDKVNLVYFSLDTQGNIAYTNEYFPKYVEYSREELIGQNFYELLVSAPERKHRFEEFKKALQTGHLNAYYERDVVTKSGQLKTIRWNCMLEYGADGEVTGMTSVGKDMTDKRIAMEALKDNKIRLQDLFDNAHDLIQNISADNKFIFVNKAWKERLGYTDLDIESLTLNDIVHPYYKAKLIYQLRNLYKGENVNKIETVFLTKAGKPVHLIGSITCSWQDGRPVATRAILHDITDRIKAERLQKVYYSIANLAISSKDLHSLYSAIHRELSKIIETRNIYIALCDNEHKHLHFAYFVDQFVENAARLKLRRPFSIGLSEYIIKTGKPLYMQKEDLVQLAEKEQIVIYGAMPEVILCSPLAIGDRIIGVITLQDYQNPDAYVQTDIEILHFISNQVALAIERKRNEEQINNQNARLNAIFESGTHHMWSLNRNYELTTFNRNFAQAFGERSGQELLPFTRINDASMIHENSFAFWEDKYEKAFAGYPQHFEFHQQQPDSWREVYLNPNYLEDGTFEEISGIALDITDKKESQLALAENEKKFRRIFESFQDVYYRVSIEDSALEIVSPSITQLLGYEEHEVLGQNTAMFYVNPEDQQMVKERVMEEQSFRDVEVEMVAKDGSHKTVLLDSRLVYDDNGNPSFLEGVVRDVSELKRTQVALLRAKEEAENLLKVKTQFLANMSHELRTPMNGIIGMIDLLNQITSDPEQREYIDTLRKSSDALLAILNDILDLSKIQAGKLVLHESGVDLQETLGKIFSLFSNRAQQKDLTFSYDIAPQTPRFVITDETRLLQILSNLTSNAIKFTNEGEVSIKVSSKPLKGKEHLLHVRVKDSGIGISQEDQELLFTDFTQLDNSSTKTFGGTGLGLAISRQLTQLLGGEIGIESEPDSGSTFWFEVKVREANASEIAEQKKRQLQPTEVGQLESSPKVLLVDDNQINLKVAQKQLERIGCRTTVASNGFEAIELATTQLFNIIFMDIQMPEMDGVEATNIIKEKLGEACPPIIAMTAYSMKDDAAKFLAQGMDDYVSKPVKSANLHAVISKWQHASWQEADTLASAGAPGETDASEEAIIDPQVVAQLRQIGGDEFARQMYIDFEIEAAELLQEAKKELQAQQYNSILSTLHQLKGTGFTLGINLLAEIAKQLEHDIKQDRLEYVPQNFSKLLEQYEHYKKAYKEIIT
- a CDS encoding response regulator — protein: MADSKTILIAEDSSVILNLTKKILELQNYRILTAKNGGEVLKQVENNKIDAILMDLNIPVKNGMECTKEIRAHENKDIARIPIIAVTGNANNYSMEDFKEAGINDYLPKPLDFDALVITVKKYTAEA
- a CDS encoding ABC transporter ATP-binding protein encodes the protein MSIDIKGLTKAFGKKQILQNLDLSINKGQCYCLLGKNGVGKSTFLNCILDLIKPDAGNIQLFEKDYAGHSQEVKQNLGALCEDNPLIEEFTGLEYLSFVARLYRLSPAETEERITSLTNYFFSDKESLQKNIAGYSTGMKKKIGIVAAILHKPRVLLLDEPFTGLDPIAAQLLVQLIRSYRNPNRVILISSHDLNYVERVATHIGVLNDGQLMYNGTIEEFTMNGKNLIDQALFHLLLPHHNPEVNLDWMLT
- the miaA gene encoding tRNA (adenosine(37)-N6)-dimethylallyltransferase MiaA; its protein translation is MPKHLIVVVGPTAVGKTALCVQLARHYHTEIISADSRQFYREMLIGTAKPTPEEQQGIRHHFVDSHSIAQEYSAGMYEQDVLALLQQLFTRHDVVILTGGSGLYVQAVLEGMDDMPDAAPEVRQKLTALLAEQGLAPLLAQLQERDPAYFAQVDQANPQRVMRALEVCLSSGQPYSSFRKKEKQARPFQTIKIGLTRDRAELYQRIDQRMDQMLAQGLLEEAKNLYPSRRHNALQTVGYKELFDFLEGAYGWEEAVRLLKRNSRRYAKRQLTWFNKDAGYTWFHPGQWEEIIQFIKAER
- a CDS encoding NFACT RNA binding domain-containing protein; amino-acid sequence: MRQLTQALQPKLLGLQVATTFSQNKDELVLGFAAPRQEFYIRALLTSHFSSLSFPTEFRRARANSVNLFAAMQGHVVEDVVQHQNERSFFLKLSGGMLLLFKLFGNRSNIVLFQPGEEPELFQHKFSNDADLDPLQMDRPLPQNYAAFAAADGNLRTLYPTFGDLPALYLAAHNYSQASLEVKWELVQQLLDILESPPAYYIIRLQGKLRLSLLALGEVLYTYTDPLEALNSYTRLYLSETGYERQYEQAKQVLERKLHLTQTTLNQSEQKLHQLRHDRSYSQTADVLMANLTNIPPRSTHVELYDFYADQQRTYTLKHDETPQKTAERLYRKAKNQHVEVRQLEEKVERKLEELIVLEDALQALAAATDYKLLKLFLRDYQPLLSTKQQAQQEAPFRVFETEGFKILVGKSAKNNDELTQRHTYKDDLWLHAKDVSGSHVVIKHQAGKTVPATVLEKAAQLAAHYSKRKSDSLCPVLYTPKKYVRKPKGAAPGSVTIDREQVILVKPQNPFERKV
- a CDS encoding MBL fold metallo-hydrolase, coding for MKVTFLGTGTSQGVPVIGCTCQVCRSVDYRDKRLRVSVHLQVAGKSIIIDAGPDFRQQVLRDRISQLDALVFTHEHKDHTAGLDDIRAYNFLQKRDMPLFAEERVLEQLKREFAYIFSDFKYPGIPQVELHPITNTPFEVEGVLFIPVRVKHYKLPIFGFRVGDFTYITDANFISEEEKEKVKGSKIIVLNALREEPHISHFSLQQAVELLQELKPERAYLTHISHLLGQHREVEPRLPDFIHLAYDGLQLEV